From Desulfosoma caldarium, the proteins below share one genomic window:
- a CDS encoding DUF1844 domain-containing protein translates to MEEQEKKGFVVRDRRKIVLDEVEGRGNVEAAAAAERQEPKEPTGEPSVQEKAKADADQAARKARSGATYPQVTFSTFVFSLSSSALVHLGEVPDPSTQKVEKDLPLAKQIIDTLAMLQEKTKGNLDKDEEQLLQTVLYDLRLRFVKQSHS, encoded by the coding sequence ATGGAGGAGCAGGAAAAGAAGGGCTTTGTCGTTCGAGATCGGCGAAAGATCGTGTTGGACGAAGTAGAAGGGCGAGGGAACGTGGAAGCCGCCGCGGCAGCCGAGCGGCAGGAGCCGAAAGAGCCCACGGGGGAGCCATCCGTGCAGGAGAAGGCCAAGGCCGACGCCGACCAGGCCGCTCGAAAGGCTCGATCCGGTGCCACGTACCCTCAGGTGACCTTTTCCACTTTTGTCTTTTCGTTGAGTTCTTCCGCGCTGGTGCATTTGGGGGAAGTACCCGACCCTTCGACCCAAAAGGTAGAAAAAGACCTTCCCCTGGCCAAGCAGATTATCGATACGCTGGCGATGCTCCAAGAAAAGACCAAGGGAAACCTGGACAAGGACGAAGAGCAGCTGCTGCAGACGGTGCTTTATGATCTGCGGCTGCGCTTTGTCAAACAAAGTCATTCGTAG